A genomic window from Silene latifolia isolate original U9 population chromosome Y, ASM4854445v1, whole genome shotgun sequence includes:
- the LOC141630608 gene encoding uncharacterized protein LOC141630608 yields MPTLASHSEPTLTSLPKGFKLPTSDTGTFEIRPSYINLVERNLFGGGAGEDPAKHMEKFVYYCYSILSTAGVIQKQVKQSLFPFSVRDDAAEWLRDLDMEAYGVTDWNLLALTFYKRYFPPQKTNALRSQITSFKQGPAEDLHEAWVHFKRLVRSVPHHGFQVWFLCNQFYNGLYDDHRALLDSAANGIFQDNTNDTNAWKIIDQIATHTAENGNPRGRKRGGGTDSAIATQLEALTAHIAELKTAQSLGNQQTVNGLFQQEVPCEQCGTHGHVAAGSMSTLEQVHAYQSFKQGTPYSKFFAERNQNGFQPTPPHANPYIIPQNRGNQP; encoded by the coding sequence ATGCCGACTttagcaagtcactctgagcccACTCTTACTTCTCTTCCCAAGGGATTCAAGCTCCCCACCTCGGATACGGGTACTTTCGAAATTCGCCCATCTTACATTAATCTGGTGGAGCGGAATTTATTTGGAGGGGGAGCTGGTGAGGAcccagctaaacatatggagaagtTTGTTTATTACTGCTACTCCATTCTTTCGACTGCGGGGGTGATACAGAAGCAAGTTAAACAGTCACTTTTCCCTTTTTCCGTGCGAGATGATGCAGCGGAGTGGTTGCGTGACTTGGATATGGAAGCATATGGTGTTACAGACTGGAATTTATTAGCTCTTACTTTCTATAAGAGATACTTCCCACCCCAGAAGACTAATGCTCTCCGAAGCCAAATTACGAGTTTCAAACAAGGTCCTGCTGAAGACCTTCATGAGGCGTGGGTTCATTTCAAACGATTAGTACGATCTGTTCCACATCATGGGTTCCAAGTCTGGTTTCTCTGTAACCAGTTTTACAATGGCCTATATGACGATCATAGGGCATTACTTGATTCAGCTGCCAATGGGATATTCCAGGACAACACTAATGATACCAATGCCTGGAAAAtaattgatcagatagctactcacacagctgagAATGGTAATCCAAGAGGTAGAAAAAGAGGAGGCGGTACGGATAGTGCAATTGCAACTCAGTTAGAGGCTCTAACCGCCCACATTGCCGAACTAAAGACAGCCCAGTCCTTGGGAAATCAGCAGACAGTTAATGGTTTGTTTCAACAGGAGGTCCCATGTGAGCAATGTGGTACACATGGTCATGTTGCAGCTGGGTCTATGAGTACTTTAGAGCAAGTTCATGCCTAtcagtctttcaagcaaggtactccgtATTCCAAGTTCTTTGCTGAGAGAAATCAGAATGGGTTCCAACCTACCCCGCCTCATGCCAATCCTTACATCATCCCTCAAAATCGTGGTAACCAACCATAA